CCGATACTCTCCAGCGCTGCCCGTACAATATGCGCTTTGCCGCTTCCACGGGTCATGCCCAGAATGGCAGCACGCGCAGAAGGGTTCCAGTAGGGAGCACCTAAACCGACAAAAGCAGGAACCAGATATACGCCCTCATTGTCCTGCAATTCGGTGACCATTGCTTGCATTTCCTCAAATGACGAGAATAGTCCCAGATTATCCCTTGTCCATTTTATGCTGTCTCCGGTCGTGCGTATAACGGCTTCCAAGGCATAAGTAACCTTGCCTGAAGCACCCCAGGCAATCGTTGTGACAAGACCTTCACCGCCCTGTACGGGCTGTGAGCCAATATTCATAAGGACCGACGTTCCAGTTCCATACGTCGCTTTGGCGTCGCCAGTTTCAAAGCAACGGTGTCCGTACAGTGCGCCCTGTGAATCTCCGATTATCCCTGATATCGCTACTTGTTCGTCCCATAATTGCGCTTCCTGTGTATAGCCATACAAGGCATCTGATGCTTTAACCTCAGGAAGCAGGGAGGAGGGAACACCAAATATGTTGCACAAATCCATATCCCAAGCCAGGGTATGGATGTTAAAGAGGGAAGTACGACTGGCATTGCTGTAATCGGTTGCATGTATTTGACCGCCAGTAAGTTTCCATAGCAGCCAGCTGTCAATGGTCCCTGCAAGCAATCTGCCTTCAGCAAGCAGTTGGGGCGCATGAGGCGCATGTTCCAAAATCCATTTAAACTTGGCAGCAGAGAAATAAGGATCGAGCATTAGACCCGTCTTGGAGCGAATCATATCTTCATAGCCATCATCTTTCAACTGTGCGCAGACCTCTGCCGTCCGCTGGCACTGCCATACAATGGCATTATAGACAGGCAAACCGGTAGTACGGTCCCAGATCAGAGCCGTTTCTCGCTGATTCGTAATGGTGACTGCGGCCAGCGAGGAAGGAGAAAGCCCGGCTTTCTCCAGCACGCCTTTCGCAGCAATAAGCACATTGTGATATATCTCAAGCGGATCATGTTCAACCCAGCCCGGCCGGGGGTAATATTGTTTGTGCTCCAAAGAATAACGGGCAATCACTTCGCCCTGCCGATTGACCAGCAGTGTTTTGGTTCCGGAAGTGCTTTGATCGATCGCCAGAATATAGGTCTCGATATTCATTACAGCTACAGCTCCTTACTTGTTAATCAGTTCGAGCGCAATCTTGTTGATATTCCCAGGTGTAAGCCCGTAATGTTCAAATACTTCAGCTGTTTTGCCCGCAATCGCCGGCTCATCCGGTATGCCCAGTACTTTCATTGGAACGGGTTGATTTTGAACCACGACTTCTGCTACGGCAGCACCCAAGCCTCCGAATACACTGTGCTCTTCCACGGTGATAATGCCTCCGGTTTCGCGCGCTGCGGCGATGATTGCTTCCTCATCAAGAGGCTTGATGGTGTGCATATTGAGGACACGTGCTTTCACACCCGCTTGCTGGAGTAACTCAGCCGCATCCAGAATGATACGGACGGTTTCACCAGCGCCAATCAGAGTAATGTCTGATCCTTCTCGTAAGGTGACAGCTTTTCCAATTTCGAACGGATAATCATCGGACGAATAGACATCTTCAACAGCAGTGCGTCCGATCCGCACATATGCACCTCCGTTATGCTGAACCAGCGCTTCGGTCATTTTTTTGGTTTCATGACGATCGGCGGGCAGCAAGACCATTAAACCTGGAATCGCTCTGGCCACGGCAATATCCTGAACAGAGTGATGGGACATTCCCAATGCACCGTAGCTGACACCGCCGCTTATCCCGATCAGCTTTACATTGGTCCCGGAATAGGCTACATCTACCTTGATTTGCTCAATACTACGCATGCT
This DNA window, taken from Paenibacillus kribbensis, encodes the following:
- a CDS encoding transketolase family protein — its product is MNKIPNRQVICETLLSLAKEDRDIMVLASDSRGSAAMAPFAAAYPEQFVEVGIAEQNIVGISAGLAHSGKKPFVTSPACFLSMRSIEQIKVDVAYSGTNVKLIGISGGVSYGALGMSHHSVQDIAVARAIPGLMVLLPADRHETKKMTEALVQHNGGAYVRIGRTAVEDVYSSDDYPFEIGKAVTLREGSDITLIGAGETVRIILDAAELLQQAGVKARVLNMHTIKPLDEEAIIAAARETGGIITVEEHSVFGGLGAAVAEVVVQNQPVPMKVLGIPDEPAIAGKTAEVFEHYGLTPGNINKIALELINK
- the glpK gene encoding glycerol kinase GlpK; amino-acid sequence: MNIETYILAIDQSTSGTKTLLVNRQGEVIARYSLEHKQYYPRPGWVEHDPLEIYHNVLIAAKGVLEKAGLSPSSLAAVTITNQRETALIWDRTTGLPVYNAIVWQCQRTAEVCAQLKDDGYEDMIRSKTGLMLDPYFSAAKFKWILEHAPHAPQLLAEGRLLAGTIDSWLLWKLTGGQIHATDYSNASRTSLFNIHTLAWDMDLCNIFGVPSSLLPEVKASDALYGYTQEAQLWDEQVAISGIIGDSQGALYGHRCFETGDAKATYGTGTSVLMNIGSQPVQGGEGLVTTIAWGASGKVTYALEAVIRTTGDSIKWTRDNLGLFSSFEEMQAMVTELQDNEGVYLVPAFVGLGAPYWNPSARAAILGMTRGSGKAHIVRAALESIGYQVRDAVEFIREQSGVPLTSLRTDGGASSNSWLMQFQADILGTHVTRSTCAELSAMGSVYLGGLGVGYWPDPSIVTGNTSDQNLYEHYTPSMDEVSRQRLYTGWQNAVQMVIRSEQPHTPSSPIN